Proteins found in one Triticum urartu cultivar G1812 chromosome 4, Tu2.1, whole genome shotgun sequence genomic segment:
- the LOC125554507 gene encoding uncharacterized protein LOC125554507, whose translation MDAWMRLIIQAATLISVIRAWVMFMHQRVVRRAGRPLIRYGPLFPREQERIQNLNYIYNFNDVEALWMVRMKRAPFARLVETFRSRGLLQDSINTNVEEQVAMFLHVVGHNQRFRVIHNTFRRSMDTISRYFKQDCIGEIDGTHVTARVPRSQSATYRGRKHYTSQNVLAPVDFDLKFTYVLAGWEGSAQDANILTDSMSQPDGINIPDSKFYLGDAGYACRPGILPPFRKTRYHLNEFSGRNYPRTAQELFNLRHSNLRVTVERAFGSLKNRFKILDRKPFHPYSTQVKIVLACCILHNWILQWGFDEHVPEEEDVEPDDVVSSGHGVEAFDNDAWKNKRLEWAEVMWLNRGQCRI comes from the exons ATGGACGCATGGATGAGGCTGATAATCCAGGCAGCGACACTGATTAGTGTGATTCGGGCATGGGTCATGTTCATGCACCAGAGAGTTGTTCGTCGTGCTGGGAGACCTTTGATCCGCTATGGTCCATTGTTTCCCCGGGAACAGGAGAGGATCCAAAACCTGAACTACATCTACAACTTCAATGACGTCGAGGCTCTGTGGATGGTTCGAATGAAAAGAGCACCATTTGCCAGGCTTGTCGAGACCTTCAGGAGCAGGGGGCTGCTACAAGATAGCATCAACACCAATGTGGAAGAGCAAGTGGCCATGTTCCTCCATGTTGTTGGCCATAACCAGAGGTTCAGGGTCATTCACAACACGTTCAGGAGATCAATGGATACCATCTCTAGGTACTTCAAGCAA GATTGCATTGGGGAAATAGATGGTACTCATGTCACTGCCAGAGTTCCTAGGTCACAGTCTGCGACATACAGGGGGAGGAAGCACTACACAAGCCAGAATGTGCTTGCTCCTGTTGACTTTGATCTGAAGTTCACATATGTGTTGGCTGGCTGGGAGGGGTCAGCTCAAGATGCTAACATTCTCACTGACAGCATGAGTCAACCTGATGGGATCAACATCCCCGACAGCAAGTTCTACCTTGGAGATGCTGGCTATGCATGTCGGCCAGGTATTCTTCCACCCTTCAGGAAAACAAGGTACCATCTCAACGAGTTCTCTGGTAGGAACTATCCTAGGACTGCACAGGAGCTGTTTAATCTCAGACACTCCAACCTTCGAGTAACTGTTGAGAGGGCATTTGGATCTCTGAAGAATAGGTTTAAGATCCTGGATCGGAAGCCATTCCACCCATACTCCACTCAGGTTAAGATAGTTCTTGCTTGTTGCATTCTGCACAACTGGATCCTCCAGTGGGGCTTTGATGAACACGTGCCTGAGGAGGAAGATGTCGAGCCTGACGATGTTGTTAGCTCCGGCCATGGTGTGGAGGCATTTGACAATGATGCTTGGAAGAACAAAAGGTTGGAGTGGGCAGAGGTGATGTGGCTTAACAGAGGTCAGTGCAGGATTTGA